A genome region from Portunus trituberculatus isolate SZX2019 chromosome 18, ASM1759143v1, whole genome shotgun sequence includes the following:
- the LOC123505604 gene encoding uncharacterized protein LOC123505604 isoform X2 yields the protein MRNAAILLVLGVLGVLLSGEGVASLQCYSCHDCAVPGPYEITKTCYTSCYASVICKANGQHFVTRDCGYARKADKCAVSNFSRFQLGCFCNSDLCDPLTMFPAVTCESFALLQ from the exons ATGAGGAACGCCGCAATCCTACTGGTTTTGGGAGTCCTAGGAGTCCTGCTGTCTGGAGAAG GGGTTGCGAGCCTGCAGTGCTACTCCTGTCACGACTGTGCTGTCCCGGGTCCCTATGAAATCACGAAGACATGCTACACCTCGTGCTACGCCTCCGTCATTTGCAAGG CTAATGGCCAGCACTTTGTGACGCGGGACTGTGGCTACGCGCGCAAGGCTGATAAATGCGCTGTGTCCAATTTTAGTCGCTTCCAGTTGGGTTGTTTCTGCAATTCAGACTTATGTGACCCGCTGACAATGTTTCCCGCCGTCACCTGTGAAAGCTTTGCCCTCCTACAATAG
- the LOC123505604 gene encoding uncharacterized protein LOC123505604 isoform X1, with protein MRNAAILLVLGVLGVLLSGEGVASLQCYSCHDCAVPGPYEITKTCYTSCYASVICKGNGQVFSSRLCSKSNEEPGCRPSLSSENTYNCFCNDDRCDPLELFPDVCDSAPAATLVSFTYLTALLLLAALLPSVLA; from the exons ATGAGGAACGCCGCAATCCTACTGGTTTTGGGAGTCCTAGGAGTCCTGCTGTCTGGAGAAG GGGTTGCGAGCCTGCAGTGCTACTCCTGTCACGACTGTGCTGTCCCGGGTCCCTATGAAATCACGAAGACATGCTACACCTCGTGCTACGCCTCCGTCATTTGCAAGG GGAATGGCCAGGTCTTCTCGAGTCGCCTGTGCAGTAAGTCCAACGAAGAGCCTGGTTGCCGGCCCTCCCTGTCTTCAGAAAACACTTACAACTGCTTCTGCAACGACGACCGGTGTGATCCGCTGGAGTTGTTCCCGGATGTGTGTGACTCAGCCCCCGCCGCCACACTCGTCTCATTCACCTACCtcaccgccctcctcctcctagccgcCCTCCTGCCCTCCGTCCTCGCCTGA